The genomic interval TGCCCAAATTTCCTTTAAATAGCTTGTATCTTTTACAAATGGATTCGAAAGTGGTATTTTATAACGATTTAGGGTATCTACATCTAATCTTAACATTTTTCCCAATAGTGATTTCTTATTTTGGGCATAATTTTGTGGATCTCCGCCACTACCTCCATCGCCCATTCCAATATATAAATAACCATCCAAGCCAAATTTAATACAACCACCATTGTGATTTGTGTAGGGTTGGGTAATGCTTAATAAAATAGAACCACTACTGCTGTCTGCTTTAGCTGGATTTGCACTTACTTGATATCGTTCGATAACAGTTTGCGTTGGATTCGCTCTATTGGTGTAATTCACATAAAAATAGCCATTCGTTTGGTAGTCTGGATGAAAACAAATACCTAATAAACCTTGCTCACCACCACTAGAACGCACTTTATTAATGATGTCCAAAAATGGTGTATCAATTAATTTGTTATTCTGAATAATCCGAATCTTTCCAGCTTTTTCGATGACAAAAAGGCGATCATCTCCACAATGGGCCATTCCCAATGGGATCGAAATACCACTAATCCATTTTGTTACAGAAATTGCATTTTGACTAAAAAGTCCATTTACTCCTAATAGTAATATAACTAGGGTTCTCAATAATTGTTTTTTCAATTTGTGTTATTTTAGTGAATGTAATGTATTCTTAAAAACGTACTGACCCCTTTATTGTTTAATATTTTGAAATGATAAATCCCTGAAGCTAAGTCCAAGCAAATTGGAAAAACATCATTGTAACCATTTGACTTCCAGGTATTGTGATTTACTAACACTCCATTTGAATTGTATACATAAATCTGTAAATCTCGTTCATCTGATTTATTTTGAATTAAACAATTAAATTTCGAATGAATAGGATTTGGATAGACAATAAATTCAAATTTTAATTTTTCTACACCTTCTGTTGAAGTTAAATTGGGAACAGTAATAATAAAGCTTGCTTTACAATTATTTGCATCTGTAATAATCAAGGTGTAATTTCCAGCTTTTAAATTTGTAATAATAGACGTTCTGCCACCTGTGCTCCATTGATATTGATATGGACCTTTCCCTCCATGAATTACTACACTAATGGCTCCACTTCCGGTTCCATCATCTTTAATGATTGTTGTATCCGACATTTTTATTTGTGGATACCAAGCCAGGTTGACGCGAATTACACTATCACATGCATTTTGTGAGGCATTATCAATGGATACATCATAAATACCTGGAGCCCCTAAAGTTTGTCCAAACAAGGTGAAGGAATCACCAAAACAAATGGTATCTGATCGAAATGAAAAAGATCTCGATTTAGGTGTTACAAATACACAATCGGTACCGATACATCCATTATTTGCAGTAACCGTTAGACAGTATAATCCACCGGTATCAATTGGTAGTATTGAATTACTGTCTAATGTATTCCAATGATATTTTAAAAAACTTTGAGTTACCTGAATAAATTTTAAATCGCCTGTACAAATTGTATCCGGAGCTTGCAATACAGGAATTGGTGCTGTAGCGTTTCCAACAGCAATACAGGTAGAACCAGTACAGTTTCCAGCGTCCGTCACCGTTAGACAATAAGTTCCAGCGCTTGCAACATTTATGATTTTTGTACTATCACCAGTGGACCATTTAAATTTTGAGTAAGGTCCACCATCAAGTTCTGTAGTTTGTCCTGGGCATACAAATAAAAATCCATTCACAATGGGCTTTAAAGTTTCTATAAAAGTTACTTTAATTTCATCTTTATGACTACAATATCCATTACTAACTTCCCGTACAAAACCATAGGTTCCAAATGTGTCCACATTCACTTTTGTTAAATCTCCTATAGGATTTTCAAAAGATGCATTTCCTGGACCATTTAGTTTTTTCCACAAACCAGAAGTGTAATTTCCAAAACTATTTAGGATCCCTTCTAATCCACAATAGATAAGGTCAGGACCTACTGAAACTAGTGGCCTGGATCTAAAAATAACAGCCTGGAAATTTGAATAACTGACACATGGATGCTCATAATTTATCTCCCCTTTTGCATTCGTTCTGCCAACGATTCTAGAAACATAATAATAGACATCAAACCGAAATTTTGATGGATCAAAAGGAAACAAACCATTAGAACTTGTTTTTATAATGGATGATTTTGGATTTCCGGGGTCTGTAAACAGAATATAAACTCCGATATCTGCTGGATCCTGCAATTCAGAACCAATAAACTTTGTGGTGAAACTTTGGCCTTCACAAACTTTAATGGTATCTATTGGCATAGACCCTGCTTTTGAATTACAACCACAGTTTTCTAATCCTTTATATACCACGGAACAACCCCTTGCATCAATGATTTCAAAATCATATGCCGACCGGCATAATAGTGTATCGGAAAAAAACTTTGAACTCAGGCTGTCAATTTTTCCCCTTCCTTTTTGAACTTTATATGGAGGAATTCCACCTTCTACTATGAATGTAAGCTGAAACGCTGAATCCACTTGAATTTTTGAAACAACAATGTCCTTTATCAAAATAGAAGGGGTAATCTGGAATATTAAAAAGGAAGAATTTGTGGAATCACAAAAATTTAATGCCCTTACTTTTAATTGATAGATACCTGTTTTGAAATTTTTAATTGAAATAAATGAATCCGGTGTACTTTGATAGAACGTATCATTAATAAACCATTGATAAATTGAAGCACCAGGAATTGAAGCTATAGAAAAATAATGATCTAAAGAATCTGGACAAAAAGATTGATCTCCTGAAATGGATCCAGGCTCGACTAATTCAAAGTTTTGTTTTCCTGCAATAACTTTAATTAAAAAGTTACAAATATCCCCTTTACAACCATTTAATAAGAGCTTATACTTTTCTCCTACTTTAAAATAATTCCCACCGATTGTAAATTGTTGTTCTTGACATTGTGTTTGGCAAACTACGACGCTATCTATATTGCCCCCGCAAGAATTCCAAATTGCTGCTTGCATTCCTTTATATAAAACGCCTCCTTCATCCACACCTTCACAACTAAGTGGAAAAATTTCAAAGACTATACTGTCTGCTGGTGCTCTAAATGAAAGCCATCGTGCATTTCTTGTTTTTTCAAAACTATCGCATAAAAAAACTTGACCTGAAGTATCCGGGACCGTTAAGGTTCCGCAATAACTGTGGAGTTCGGAAGTACTACAAAATTCTGGAGCTGTGCTACAACTACTGGATGATATAGGTTTATCACAATTATTTGGATTATAAACAACCACTCTGAATTTGGCAATTTCAAGTTCAAAATCTGATATCAACGGGTTTGTAATTCTTGCACTATAATAGCCTTCATCTGCTTCTGTGACATTTAAAATTTCATAGGTATTTCTATTGCTTATATAAACTACATTGGTGTCTTTAAACCATTTAAAATTATTATCAGAAAGTCCTGGATCTACACCTGTAATAATAATATAATTAGAACCTGCATTAATATATATAATTGAATCCAACGGAATTGGATCTTGGGGTTTAAATGAATAATAATAACGTCTATGAATTTTACTTAAAGGAATCAAATCATCAAATGTGAATTTATTACCATAAATTACAAAACCGAAAGGCAGTTGGTTTCCCCAAGTAGTAACTGTGCTATAATCTGGGATCTGATCTAAACTATTGTTTTCAATTCGCAAAGCATTTAATGGAGCACTTCTCATATCTGGAACTAAACCAACAAAATAATTATCATTGAGCCATACAATATTCAATGCAATTAAATTTGACATGGAAGCTGGTAATACACCGCTTAGATTATTATGATTTAAATAAATTTCTTTAATATTTGATAATTGCCCAATGGAAGTAGGCACCACTCCATTTAAATTATTATGACTTAAGTCTAGAATAGTCATTTTAGATAATTGAGAAATCGAACTTGGTATCGATCCATCTAATTGGTTATAACTTATGTTTAATAAAATCAAATTCCCAAGATTAGAGATTGATGAAGGTAAATTTCCGCTAAGATTATTTTTAGATAAAGAGAGGAATTTTAAGGAGGATGCATTTCCAATTTCAAATGGAATTTGACCATCGAAATTATTATCCTCCAACGCTAAATCTTCAATGCTAGAAAGACTGCCCAAACTTGATGGTAATAAACCAAACAATTTATTGCCAAACAGGTAGAGCACTTTTAAGCCGGTTAAGTTTCCAATTTCAAATGGAAGTGTTCCGTTCAATTCGTTATTTGGTAAGTTCAATGATTGAACACAACCCATAGCACTTAATCCAACACCAGCCCATTGAGTCATTGGTAAATTCAAATTCCAGCGCACTGTCCAATTGGGTCCACCTGTTGAAAGGTAAAATTTTACTAAAACTAAAGAATCATCCGACCGATTACAAGCTCCATTTAAAAACCTTTTAGGGGCTATCTTAAATTCCGATTGTATAAGCTCGGTTTGCCACGATGAAAACAAAAATAA from Saprospiraceae bacterium carries:
- a CDS encoding T9SS type A sorting domain-containing protein gives rise to the protein MYIIYSLLFLFSSWQTELIQSEFKIAPKRFLNGACNRSDDSLVLVKFYLSTGGPNWTVRWNLNLPMTQWAGVGLSAMGCVQSLNLPNNELNGTLPFEIGNLTGLKVLYLFGNKLFGLLPSSLGSLSSIEDLALEDNNFDGQIPFEIGNASSLKFLSLSKNNLSGNLPSSISNLGNLILLNISYNQLDGSIPSSISQLSKMTILDLSHNNLNGVVPTSIGQLSNIKEIYLNHNNLSGVLPASMSNLIALNIVWLNDNYFVGLVPDMRSAPLNALRIENNSLDQIPDYSTVTTWGNQLPFGFVIYGNKFTFDDLIPLSKIHRRYYYSFKPQDPIPLDSIIYINAGSNYIIITGVDPGLSDNNFKWFKDTNVVYISNRNTYEILNVTEADEGYYSARITNPLISDFELEIAKFRVVVYNPNNCDKPISSSSCSTAPEFCSTSELHSYCGTLTVPDTSGQVFLCDSFEKTRNARWLSFRAPADSIVFEIFPLSCEGVDEGGVLYKGMQAAIWNSCGGNIDSVVVCQTQCQEQQFTIGGNYFKVGEKYKLLLNGCKGDICNFLIKVIAGKQNFELVEPGSISGDQSFCPDSLDHYFSIASIPGASIYQWFINDTFYQSTPDSFISIKNFKTGIYQLKVRALNFCDSTNSSFLIFQITPSILIKDIVVSKIQVDSAFQLTFIVEGGIPPYKVQKGRGKIDSLSSKFFSDTLLCRSAYDFEIIDARGCSVVYKGLENCGCNSKAGSMPIDTIKVCEGQSFTTKFIGSELQDPADIGVYILFTDPGNPKSSIIKTSSNGLFPFDPSKFRFDVYYYVSRIVGRTNAKGEINYEHPCVSYSNFQAVIFRSRPLVSVGPDLIYCGLEGILNSFGNYTSGLWKKLNGPGNASFENPIGDLTKVNVDTFGTYGFVREVSNGYCSHKDEIKVTFIETLKPIVNGFLFVCPGQTTELDGGPYSKFKWSTGDSTKIINVASAGTYCLTVTDAGNCTGSTCIAVGNATAPIPVLQAPDTICTGDLKFIQVTQSFLKYHWNTLDSNSILPIDTGGLYCLTVTANNGCIGTDCVFVTPKSRSFSFRSDTICFGDSFTLFGQTLGAPGIYDVSIDNASQNACDSVIRVNLAWYPQIKMSDTTIIKDDGTGSGAISVVIHGGKGPYQYQWSTGGRTSIITNLKAGNYTLIITDANNCKASFIITVPNLTSTEGVEKLKFEFIVYPNPIHSKFNCLIQNKSDERDLQIYVYNSNGVLVNHNTWKSNGYNDVFPICLDLASGIYHFKILNNKGVSTFLRIHYIH